Genomic window (Alligator mississippiensis isolate rAllMis1 chromosome 7, rAllMis1, whole genome shotgun sequence):
ctgcccgcctgcctgccctGGCACGGTGTGGCACCCTTACCCTTCTTGAACTCCTCCAGCATGGCGTCGAGCTTGGTGTCGTGGAAGACGAAGTGCACGGGGTGGTTGTAGAACTTGGCGATGGTCTTGAGCGGTGTGCTGTCGTCAGGGTCCACGAAGGCCAGGTCCTTGACATAGAGGATGTCCACAATGTTGGAGCGCTCATCCTCGTAGACGGGGATGCGGGTGTAGCCACTCTCCATGATCTCTGACATGGTGTTGAAGTCCAGCACAGCCTCAGCGGGGATCATGAAGCAGTCATGCAGTGGCGTCATGACGTCCTCCACCGTCTTGGTGCGCAGCTCCAGGGCCCCCTGGATCATGTTCAGCTCCTCTTTCACCAGGTCGTTGTAGGGCTCTGTCACCTTCAGCATCTCCACCAGCTTCTCCCGGTTGTAGACGGTGCCGATCTCCTGGCCCAGCAAGCAGTCCAGCACTTTGCTGATGGGGTAGGAGAGTGGGAAGGTGAGCAGCATGAAGAACTTGGTGAGGACGACAGTGTTGGCACCCACGGCCAGGCCGTGCCGCGAGCACAGGGCCTGCGGCACTATCTCGCCGAAGATGACGATGCCCACGGTGGAGGCAGCCACAGCGCCCAGCCCGGAGCCGATGAGGTCCTCCAGCAGGATGGTGAGGGTGGTGTTGACCAGCACGTTGCCCAGAAGCAGCGAGCACAGCAGGTAGTTGCCGTGGCGGCGGATGGGCTCGATGCGGCGGGCGTGGCGGCGCTCTGTCTCTGTGCCGCAGTTCTGCACGATGCGCAGCTCCATGGGGTCCAGCGCCATCAGGCCCAGGTTGAGCCCACTGAACATGCCCGACAGTGCCAGCAGTGCCGCCAGCAGCGCTGCCTGCAGCCACGTGGGCAGCAGAGACCGcttctcctccaccaccaccaggcGGCCCTCGGCGCCCGCATGGCGCTGCCACGGCTGCCCAGGTGCGGCCCGCGTGCACAGCACGTAGGCCTTGGCCCGCTCCCGCTTGCGCAGCGCCCGCACCCGCAGGCGCAGCACGGCCGAGGCCTCGCCCGCATCCCAGGTGCCCCGCTCCACCTCCACGTCGGGCGAGGGTGCGGCGCACGTGGCGTTGGCGGCCCCCGAGGCGTTGGCGCTGCCCGGCGCCTCGGCGAAGGCCACCAGCTCCCAGGTGTGCGCGGGCAGCCCCAGGCCGAAGAGGCGCAGCGCCACGTGGCTGCCCTCGCCCACCTGCACGCCCGCCGCCAGGCCCGGGGCCTGCGCCTCCGGCTCCAGCCGCATGCCCACCACGCGCGGCGGCCCCGCGGCGCCCAGCCCCGCCGCGCCCGCCGCCCGGCCCAGcagcgccagcgccagcagccccagcgccagccccagcgcggcgccccgcgcccgcccccgcGACCCCCGCCGCGGCGCGCCCGGCGCCATCTTCCGCCGCCGCCaactgcccgcccggcccggccccgcccccccggcccggccccgccccgccccctcagGGCCGCCGCCGAGAAAGGGGCGGGAAGAGCCGCCGGGGCGGCAGCCCTGATGCGGGGGGCGGAGCTGAGTCGCGGCCGGAGGCGCTGTTGTTTGGAGGCGGCGGATCGATCCGCGgcagggggccggggccggggccggggccgggggggaaGGAGCGGCCGGGCCGCCCCGCTGTACCGGTGCCGTACCCGGAATGGTGTTGCCGTGGCAACAGAGCAGGCGGCCCCGAGGAGCCGTGGCGGCGCTGGGCCATTGCCCCCGCCTCAACCCTGCTGTCAcaggcagcaccccctgcccggTACCccggagagggggtgggggggtggggagcgggtTGCCCAGCAACCAGTACCATGGCGTGGCTAAGCAGCCATCACCGGGGTTACCTGGCAACTGTTACCACGTCAACGCAAAGCCACCATCACCCGGGCATCCCCACCAGCCCGCTACTCCCGTCGCCAGGCGACCACAGCCCTGACACCACGGCACCCGTCACCATGCCACCAGGACCAGGGGTCGCCTAGCAACTGCGACCCTACCGCTGCTCAGCAACTGACACCAGGGTCACCGGCAACCTGCCATGTCAAACCTAAGCCGCCCTCTCCAATGGCAAAAGGCAGGTGGGGGGGTCACTCGGCAACCATCACCACGCCGTCCGTTGTTAGGCAACCACCCCCTCACATCAGGGTTGCCCGGCAACTGTTTCTCTGTCGCCACCCGCCGCCGGCTCccgaggggggggaggggactcgAGCTCTTTAAGACGGGCCGGCCGAGACAGGAAGTGCCTATCCGCACTCCATTCCCCGGCATGCCCCGCGGCAGCGCCCCTCCCCTCCTAGCGTGGGGATGGCGGGCCCCCCGCCAATGGCCGTGCACCGCTCTGGTGGGGGGGCGGAGTCCCGCGGCTGAGGGGCAATGACGGCGGAGGCCGGGCGCCCCGGCGACCAATgagcgcgcggggcggggccgcgggcAAGATGGCGGCGGAGGGCCGGCTGCGGTGTGTGGGGCtgcgcctggccccagcccctgccctgccgctGCTACTGGCGACGCTGGTGCTGGCGCGGGCCGAGCAGACCGAGGAGCACTTCAAGCGCGAGCACTCGCTCACCAAGCCATaccagggtgggggcggggcggggcttaGGACCCCCCCCAGGGAGAACGGGGGGcttgggggcggggcttgagaTGACGGGGTGGAGCTTAGGGGATCCCAGGTTGGAACTGAGGGTAAAGGGGCGGGGCTTGCGGCCCCCAAGCGAGAACTGAGGGTGTGGGGGCGGGCCTTTGTTTCCCAGGGGCGGAGCTGAGGGCACTTGGGGGGCAGCTAGATGGTCACAGGGTGGGGGCTGAGCCCGCAGTGCTGGGGGAAGCCAGGCACTGCCCCCCAGGCCACAGTGGGTGCAGatgcttccctccctgcccccaggcgtGGGCTCATCCAGCTCCGCGCTCTGGGACCTGCTGGGCAACGCCATGGTCATGACCCAGTTCATCCGCCTGACGCCTGACCAGCAGAGCCGGCAGGGCGCCGTCTGGAACCGCGTGGTGAGTGCTGCAGCGCGGGATGAAGGGGCTGGCTGTCAGCTCTAGCCTGGACTCGGGCCGGTATGCAgagcagggaggaataggacccccccccccttcactttCCCTTTGTTTCCTTGATCTAATGGACTCCCTGCTCCTAATGAGCTTCGCTGGGGGATAATTGCTTTGTGAGGAAACCAGACACTGGGGTGTAAAGGTGCTGGCTGCATGGCCGTGATGCCCAAGGGACCTGCCTTGGAGCCAGGGAGCATTGGGCCTGTGGTATCCACATGCCCCTGACCATGCCTATGCTCTCCACTTCACAGCCCTGCTACCTGCGGGACTGGGAGATGCAGGTCCACTTCAAGATCCATGGCCAGGGCAAGAAGAACCTCAACGGCGATGGGTTCGCCCTCTGGTACACCAAGGACCGCATGCAGacaggtgctagcccagggagtGGCTTTGAGGAAGGTGGTGGCGAAACATGGGGAGACAATTGTAGACTCACAAGAAAAGTGGGGCGGGAAGGGACCGGCAGAGGTCACAGCTgggccaaccccctgcctgaggcagccccGTCCAAACCTTCCCAGACAtgtccatcatctaaactctccGCAAAATAATCATCAGCCCTGGTGCCACACCAGACATCGGTCCTGACCCTGCTGCAGGGAAAACAGGGGGACCAGGGCAGCCACCGTCTTGTAAAAGGTGGTTAACAGATGATAAATGATCCCAGGCAGAAGCCAtgcccccgctacagaggaaggcaaagccctcccagtctgtaccagtctgagcaggggagACCCCAATGCAGCATTAGTCTGAGCCTGAGCAGACAGCAAGACTCTCCAGCCAGGAACCCCCAgggttgagtcccagcaggagcattgccacagcccagtccccattcccagcctgggctgcagccagcacccagtacCTCTGGGGAAGGTTTAAACCCGCCCTGTCTGCTGCTacgtggggcagggaggacaaccagcaaagcccagaagccccaTAGCAGAACACAGGCATTGCcatgcctagatcatcccagcccagcaGCTGTCTGACTTCTCCTTGAAtctctccagtgatggagagtccactgcTTCCCTCGACTCTGCAGCTTTGGACCCCCTGTGGCTACTCTGTGCTCTGGATGCTCAGAGCACTGACAGGAGTTGGTGGGGTTATGTGCCTCCAGGGTACAGCTTCTCTCTTAAGCAGTACAGGTTGGGTCACTGACCTCAGCCACGTGGTCTGACTGGCCTTTGAATGCTACCACTGCCGAGTGGAGGCTTCTCTGCGTGTCAGGTGGATGAACTGGGTTGTGGCTCCTGATGGGGCTCGTGACTTGGTTTACCCTCGGGGTGTGACTTCAGGGCCCTGTCCAGAACGACATAGGGTGGCAGATGGCTgacaatctctctctccctcccccctcgtGCAGGACCCGTCTTCGGGAGCAAGGATAACTTCCTGGGGCTGGGCGTGTTTGTGGACACATATCCCAatgaggagaagcagcaggaggtgaggggcactgggaggccACCTGGCTGGCTTATGGCTTTTGGCACCTGTGGGGCCCTCTGCCTCTCTCCTGAGTTTCTCTCTCCCATTGCCTCCTCTGATGCTTTGTCCATGCGTGGTGGCCATCTATGGCCCCTTCTATGTTCAGAGCAAGAGCAACAGACATAGACATGGCTGCCAgctgggggagaagagagagtgaGTGCTGACCCCTTGAGGGCAGGGGATACTGCCAGGCTGGGAAGAGGGAAGTGGTAGAGCCCGCTTTGCAGTACAGAGCCCTCAACTCTGGAGGCACATCCTGGACTCCCACTGCCTGTGCCAGCACCTCGGATCTCCTCCTGGGCCTCTGAATCCCATCATGCGCTGAGCTCTGCTCTAGCATGGGCCTGTCCTCTAGTCTGGATCTCTCTGGGGCATCAGTAGGGAAGGGAATCCATGAGCTAAGGGGCATCTTTCTGGCTGCTTTTTGCCCCAAACAAAGGTATCACTTGGTTCCAGGAAGGCCCTTGTCCAGGAGTGTGTGGCAGGATCCCTTGTCTCTCTGTGACCTGGGGTCTGGCTGCCTCTGACCTCAGCGCACAGATCAGCAACTCTGGAGAACTGGGAACCCTTCTCCTAGCCCAGCCTGAGTCTGATCCAGCCTTTCAGgttcctgcctggctccacagactggaagggacccccaaGGAAGCGTGGCCAGGGTCTTGGGGCTAGGGCAGCTTTCCTTGGCTCTGCATTTCCTGAGATGGCCTCTCTTGGAGGGTCTGAGATTTGTGACTGTCTCGCTTCTGTACCTCTTTTGCTTTGCACTCCCCCTGGGGACTCAGGCTCAGAAGAGGCGCTATACCCCTGGAAATCAGGTACCCACTCACgggggggcagctgccagggctataccAGTGCTCAGCCTCTCCTGCATGCGACTGTGGCTTCCCTGATTTTCGTGGTTGGAGGGGGGAGTTTGCAGCACCTTCCCTTGGCCATCTGGTGGAGGGGAGAGACTGCAGCCCATGGCTGGTGATGTACAGACCTAGAGGCTGCCATGGCCTGCATATCCCTGCAGCCAGGCTTCCCCAGATCTCACACCAGGCCAAGTGTGCTATGGGGGCTCTCAGCAGCATGCATCTGGGGCAGGTGGCCATAAACAGAGCTGAGGGGCATCTCCTGGGGGGTTCTGTTTAGCTGGTGGGAGGCTACAGCCATGATAGCCACAGCTTCCAGCCTAGCTGCCTCAGCTCAGAGCTGTGCCCagaagccctgctccctgcaactaGCAGTGAAGTGCGAGTGATTGCTCAGGTCTCCTCTCCTCCCACTGCAGCGTGTGTTCCCCTACATCTCTGCCATGGTGAATAATGGGTCCCTGAGCTATGACCACGACCACGATGGAcgccccacagagctgggtggcTGCACCGCCATGGTGCGCAACCTGGACCATGACACCTTCCTTGTCATCCGCTACGTCAAGCGACGCCTCACAGtgagcatggggcgggggggcagcagcagtctAAGGTGGGATGCGTGGCATGACCCAACCTGAGAGCTGGTTTTTCCATTTGTCCTCCAGGTCATGATAGACATCGACGGAAAGCACGAGTGGCGAGACTGTGTTGACGTACCGGGTGTGCGCTTGCCACGAGGCTACTATTTCGGCACCTCCTCTGTCACCGGGGACCTCTCAGGTATCGGATCCCCTGTCCccagtgccaggctccacagGGATGAGGTGCTCTGGGATCAAAGGCCCCCCTTCCTAGCAGCCCAGCAGGCTGTTACGCAATGCCGTGGCACCTGGTGCTTACTGGAGCCCAAGATGTTTCCACCAGAGCAAGGTGGAGTCGGCCTGCAAGAGCCCCTTGGGTGCCTGGGTCCCTCACACATGGCTTCCCTGTGCCTGGGGGCCTGCCTACAGCTTGGTACAGTGCCCACATGCCCTCCTGTGCCCACAGATAACCACGACATTATTTCACTGAAGCTCTACCAGCTCACAGTGGAGCGCACGCCCGAAGAGGAGAAGTGGGACCGTGAGGTCTTCCTGCCTGTCGTGGACAACATGAAGCTCCCTGGCTGTGAGTGAgggaaggaggctgcagccatgtgcccagcaccaggggcTTAGGGCCCAGCCAAGCCTCTCTgcagggctggcatgggctctcaaggattgggggggggggcgcggcggCAGGCTCATGCCATCACCTGCCTCTTGCAGTGGACGTGCCACTGGAGCCCATGAGCGGCCTGGCCCTCTTCCTCATCGTCTTCTTCTCCCTGGTGGCCGCTGTCTTTGCTGTTGTCATTGGCATCATAGTCTAcaacaagtggcaggagcagagccGCAAGCACTTCTACTGAGCTGTGGCTGGCATAGGGGCTTAAGTGCTGCCAGCGCACCTCTAGCCCCTGCACCAGAATCCCAATGCTCCTGGGTCTCTGCCTtgtgcctggagctgctgcttcccctgtccCTGAGCGCCTGCCATCAGTGCCTCGAACTTTAGCCCTAGGTCTAGGACATGGCCAGGGCCCTCACAGTCGCACCAAGACCACCCCACCACCCTGGGTGCCAGGCCCAGCTCTGTGAACTACTGGGACCGATATGCTGCTGTCTGGGGGAGCTGCCTTGGCCTCCCGCCTTTgggcactgctgccagagcctcaagctgcccccaaagcctggctcagcagctcctgcctcagtcAGAGTGCCGAGGGGAACAACGGGTGATGCTACCTCAAGGCCTGGAGGGTCAGAGTCTGAATGGATGGAGACTCTCATCAtggccccagctgctggagaagggcCTGCTAtcagggtgagggtggggagctgcccccacgTACATCCATGTGGCCTCCACTGTTCATAGCCTTTATGAGGTGGTGGCGGGGGAATGACACAGCAGGGCAATAGTGCAGCCCTCCTGGCATCTGGCCTCTGGGGGGGCTTGGGAGTAAACCAACCAGTGCCCCACTCACCTGCCTCAGTCTGGCTTTGTTAAGCGCCCATGCTCACCATGTGGGTGACGGAAACACCGCCAGACCCTAGCTCCCAGTGGGCAAGGACACTAGGGTTAGGTTAATCCAGCAGGTTTGGGGCTGTTGTGCCAGGCCCAGTCCCATGTCTCACGGATGCAGCACCCACCTCCACATCTCTTGCCCATGGAGGTGACAGGTGGAGACTTGCCACGTCAGTCCCACCTCCCGCCTGGCATTCCCTAAATGTCCGGAAACAAGTTACCCTGGCTCCAGGATACCAACACACATGACATACAGTGTCCACGTTGGGCCTTTATAGAGGCTTGGGTGGCTGCTGCAACAATCCCGAAGGCAGTTCTAGGCTCCCATCAGCCAGGGCTGAGCATGGCAAGGGACAGGAGGCACTGCCGCCACTACAAGGACATCAgtgctggccactgctccccagcACTGGTTTGAGGCTGCCGAAGGAGTGGGTGCTCTGGAAGGGGTTGATGAGCTTCATGGCCAGGTAGCGCTGCAGGGAAGCATAGCTGTAGCACCCAGCCATAGCCCGCACCATGGCACCTAGCTGTGGCCTGCCCCCTCCCATGGGCACTGCAGGCCCCAGCTCAGCCCGTGACTCACCGGGGAAGCATAGACAAAGGAGGTGAGGAGCAGCGCAAGTAGCAGTAAGGCCAGGCCCCCTAGCACCCGCCAACGGTTCCGGCGCCACACAATGTGCCGCAGGGTCTTTAGTGGTGCTGTGAACCACAGGAACGAGGTCTCTGGGCGCCTGCTCGGGGGGAGGAGAGGTTTGGCAATAGGAGGAGGGCATCagtagggccagggtgggggggattcTCAGTCTTATACTGGTAGGAGTTGGGGGCACTGCTGATACTCACAcgggtggctgcagtgtggggtacATGTTGGGCTCCTCTCGACCCCGGCCAACTGGCCGCTCCTCCGCCTccttggctggcagcagctccagtgtCAGCTCCAGCTTGCCCTGGGAAATGAA
Coding sequences:
- the CNNM4 gene encoding metal transporter CNNM4 yields the protein MRLEPEAQAPGLAAGVQVGEGSHVALRLFGLGLPAHTWELVAFAEAPGSANASGAANATCAAPSPDVEVERGTWDAGEASAVLRLRVRALRKRERAKAYVLCTRAAPGQPWQRHAGAEGRLVVVEEKRSLLPTWLQAALLAALLALSGMFSGLNLGLMALDPMELRIVQNCGTETERRHARRIEPIRRHGNYLLCSLLLGNVLVNTTLTILLEDLIGSGLGAVAASTVGIVIFGEIVPQALCSRHGLAVGANTVVLTKFFMLLTFPLSYPISKVLDCLLGQEIGTVYNREKLVEMLKVTEPYNDLVKEELNMIQGALELRTKTVEDVMTPLHDCFMIPAEAVLDFNTMSEIMESGYTRIPVYEDERSNIVDILYVKDLAFVDPDDSTPLKTIAKFYNHPVHFVFHDTKLDAMLEEFKKGKSHLAIVQKVNNEGEGDPFYEVLGLVTLEDVIEEIIKSEILDESDMYTDNRSRKRVGPTRAKRDFSAFKDPDNELKVKVSPQLLLAAHRFLATEVPLFTPNLMSEKILLRLLKHPDVIQELHFEEADRRSPRHFLYVRGRPADCFTLILQGKVEVEAGKENMKFETGAFSFYGVMALSPPPNTELRSPSHGSSLNRSASLSYPERSDSLPSPLGGSSNQLSVASTPQYVPDFSVRALTDLQFVKITRQQYQNGLLASRLDSCPQSPESSSPPRPEPRGLELSGGLADETTGLLHDRNCLSRCTTHGPLENSV
- the LMAN2L gene encoding VIP36-like protein isoform X1 codes for the protein MSARGGAAGKMAAEGRLRCVGLRLAPAPALPLLLATLVLARAEQTEEHFKREHSLTKPYQGVGSSSSALWDLLGNAMVMTQFIRLTPDQQSRQGAVWNRVPCYLRDWEMQVHFKIHGQGKKNLNGDGFALWYTKDRMQTGPVFGSKDNFLGLGVFVDTYPNEEKQQEAQKRRYTPGNQRVFPYISAMVNNGSLSYDHDHDGRPTELGGCTAMVRNLDHDTFLVIRYVKRRLTVMIDIDGKHEWRDCVDVPGVRLPRGYYFGTSSVTGDLSDNHDIISLKLYQLTVERTPEEEKWDREVFLPVVDNMKLPGLDVPLEPMSGLALFLIVFFSLVAAVFAVVIGIIVYNKWQEQSRKHFY
- the LMAN2L gene encoding VIP36-like protein isoform X2; its protein translation is MSARGGAAGKMAAEGRLRCVGLRLAPAPALPLLLATLVLARAEQTEEHFKREHSLTKPYQGVGSSSSALWDLLGNAMVMTQFIRLTPDQQSRQGAVWNRVPCYLRDWEMQVHFKIHGQGKKNLNGDGFALWYTKDRMQTGPVFGSKDNFLGLGVFVDTYPNEEKQQERVFPYISAMVNNGSLSYDHDHDGRPTELGGCTAMVRNLDHDTFLVIRYVKRRLTVMIDIDGKHEWRDCVDVPGVRLPRGYYFGTSSVTGDLSDNHDIISLKLYQLTVERTPEEEKWDREVFLPVVDNMKLPGLDVPLEPMSGLALFLIVFFSLVAAVFAVVIGIIVYNKWQEQSRKHFY